CTTTTTTCCGGTTATGAATGACCAAGGTTTGAATGTGAGGTTGCTAAGTGGGAAAAAATTGGGTGTTGAGATTCTTAGAAACGAGCAAAATGGATGGTTTACACATGACATGGTTGCCGAATCGATCAAAGTCGCAATGTCAGGTGAAGGAGGTGAGCGATTAAGGGCAAATGTAGCACGAATAATGGAAATGTTTGGAGATAAGAGCAAGAATGATCATTATATTGATTCTTGTATACATAACTTGGTGAATATGGggaaataatgattttttttgtaatttattttgacGTAATAAGCGCTTGACATTtttaggcctctccttataggaGTCACTTCTTTCCGTTTTCTCTCTCCTAGAACACCCCAAAAACACATTCCTCCTTATATTACCCACTTCTTCACCACTTCTTCTACTAttcattcattattttatttttctttttttaaaaattgaacaAATACATAACATTACttgaaaataaaacattacacattatttttcttatacaaaattaaactaacttaaaaacaaattaaattaacaaatattttataatttactaaaaatctatatataagttTGAAGGTTAGAAGTAAACTTTTAAAACTGAAACAGTTAGctttcaaaatataataaagtccagggattaaaatgaaaataagtatTAATTTAGTATTATATGTACACCATCTTCTTTAATgtgtatatctatatgtatatatcgatCTCCTATTCTCCTGCACACAACACACATCTTCAAtggtttgtttatgttttttttaactgttCATCGTCGACTTGAACCCCACAAACCAACCAAAACGCGCATTCAAAGTTAGAACAAACGACAAGGACGCAGGGGTCGACGCCAGCCGTGCTAATACCGTCGCGACGTCGGTATGCGTCGGACGCCCCAAAACGTGCCTATAAAGAGAGGCCTTATATTCAAGTCTAAGCATAGTTATCTAAGACACCTTTAAacctaatttatataaatatgcGTGTAACTAAAATATGTGCTAAAACATTttccatttatatttatttttttttaagaaaattgaaaataaggaTCTGCTTGGTTTcgagttttacacttttactcTCCACATTGTGAGACTTATTGGGGTTTTTTAGAAGTTTAAGATTACATCCTTGACATTCATATAGTTTAATAGTGTCATCTTAGAAAAATTGATGGATTGATTTATCTCGGCTGGGCGAGTGTTGTACATAGCCCAAAACCAAACATATAAGAATGAATGGGCTACACCTTATTTTGTTAGTCagcccaaaataaaataaagccAAAAAACCTGAACTGTGAATTAAAAGGCTCTCTTCCTTCACAAACAACAttaatatttcatttatttgtttgCTGCATTTTGGGAGTTGCGTAAAGTGAAAACGCAAAGTGAAAAAATAAGATCCGACAAAAACATAAAGTGAAAACGCAAAAAGACAAagaagattgaaaaaaaaaaaagttggtggAGTTTGACTCTCAAGTCACGGATTTGTTTTATTGAACAGAATGAAAACTTGCTCCCATGCCTTCCATCATTACATATTTACCTACCACATCTCTATCTATTTGTATGGGTAAATctcataaataaaacaagatttttataacattattatttttaaataataattacttgttattattagatttatttatatcaaattttttttatgacatcattttaCTTAaagtttgaattattttttaattaatttataatttatttcatttttagccTAAGTCCAatgtaaactaaattttaattatctaatttagtttttttctttaaataactatatgtcaattttcaaaaatattatcaccatctcttttcatcttaatattatcatgtccaaatatattaaataaaagacaattgttgtgaaatcatcattttataaaaatagcttACTTGTCATctctaaattctttttaaagtttcgtttcttttttgtttatatttcttatgatattataagcactttttttatttaagtttatttcatttttatttttgttatctatgattttttttctatagaaaaatatgttttattttcttttgagaacttaatattttatacatggtcttttaatttttcatcatctaagtagttttatcataatatattattaaattatccGTATGTTATGCGGattaataagttaattatatatattcaaaatataaaGTATAATATTTTGAGATTATGAGTATGGTTGAATTATCTCGTAGTTTTTAGACATTGACGtaacttaatattataaaaattttattaataagccCGGATAAAACCCGAGTTATTAGTTAGTaatgtataattaaaaaaaagggttgCTAAATACGTGTTTAAGTTGCATAAATTAtctgtacatttaccatgaaaatcaaggactgagattttaatatttaaagtaCAAATTATTTTATCCATGTTATATACAGCCTTTAGCAtttctctttaaaaaaaatcattctaataatcttttaaaatttgataatgatatttggtaaatgaagttaaaatgagAATTATTAGATTACATTTGCTATGTATTTAAATTATATGTAAAATTATTAGACTGGTTATTTAAGACAATATGTCATTTCCTATGGTTATATATACATTGTACATGACTACATATAATATTTTGTACTCTGTAGTATCATAACATACAATTATCAATATTTTTCACTTAAAACACACTTAGTTAAATTTATTATCTCTTATAAAGAGAATAAGAATTAagacatttaacattttttttttctccaagaATACCTTTACCTAAAAATAAAGCTAAACTCTTTCCTCTATTTCTGACTAATCATAACACACACTCAACCTTTCCACCACCGCCTTCCATCTCCACCCTAAGACCACTACCTGCAACACCGCCTTTCACCTCCACCGCCGCCGTCCATCTCTACCGCCACAATCAATACCATCAGCACCATTCATCACCACCGTAACGTGCGGTTACCAGGCTAGTACATACATAATATCAAGTTAAATTTTTAGGTTTTTCTTGGTTATTGACTTATTTTGTTAGGATCACGTACTATTCTGATATTATTGTTACGATTTTGTCAAATCTACTAAAAAAACAGTTTGAACTAAAATTAAAAGACAtacttaattttatttcattaaaacaGGAAATAAGTCATACATCTTTTAGATATAACACAATAACCCTTCAATATTCcacaaacacacaaacacaacatatatacatacatcataAGTTCATAGCATCGTGCAAAAGTActttcaaaataattaatattttaaaaattacgaTTACCACGAAGATCACGAAAATAGCCTCTAGGATCAGCTTCAAAATCAGATCTTAACATCGTCTTACCGGGTCGACCCGGTGCTTTCATGCGTCTACCCAATCCACAGCAAAGACACCGAAAAGGTGCCATCACGGCGTTAAACACGCAAGACAGAATCGAGTAAACACACtgaaaaaaccaagaaaaaatagaaactatgcatgaaaacaaacaacacCAACAACACAACAACGTGATCAAGACACATCCAACGACGAGGTAAGGTGTGGCTCCAGTTGTCCAACGACGAATCTGTTCGTCGCGGGACTCTGGAGGGAATTCTTGATTGAACCAAGTGATTAGAGAATGAAAGATGTTGGTGATGGTTGAGATGATGTTGGAGAAAATGTCACTAGCGGATGAGTTTGTTGGGTTTTCAGGCGAGTCTCCGGCTGCTAAGAGGAAGATTCCCCGGAGCTTTACTTGTAGTGCGGTGGAGGttgtcatattttttaattaggTTTTTTGGTTATTGTAGAGAGTGTAGAAAATAAAGGCAATTTAACCACTCTTGTCACTACacacttaattaatttataggtGAATTGTGGCCTTGTTGGTCTTTGATTTTAGTCTTTATGGTCGTCGAGTGTGTGGAAAATGATTAGAGATTTGTACaaagttgattttaatttgatatatatatatatataaatcaagtgAAAATTTATATGAAGACAttgcttaaaaaaaattaaaaaattacaatagttctatttatttaaatgattacttATCTTTTTAAGTGCGTAAAATTATAGTAGCACGGTACCCATTCGATTCAACGGTGTttgtggtggtgacggtgtggTGGTAGGTGACAAATGTTGGTGGTGCGTCGAGTGAGGttagtaattgatataaaagtaatttatgTAAAGGGTTAacgaagatattttaaaagataaatgattaatagtgtaatttaatcattaagagtattttagacatttttcccaaataactttcaacataggttactctttttataatatagtatacaaGTATAGATAAAAGTAAGATATATAGATTTAAACGTCAGTCAAAACTGATATATTCAAGGGTTTTCGATGGAACAAATTAATTATTGAAATTTTGATGTTGGATGAGTGGATTTTTTTCACATATATGGAAGTTTTCTagttttggttttaaaattaatcaaaaatgaaTGTCCATGTCCGTGTGATGCTGACGGTAATGGTGATAACGTCAATGTGATGGTGGCGGCAACGGTTAGTGGTAACGACGGCGCAGTAGTGTAGCTCATTGATATAACACAAGTATTTTGGTTTAAAATTTACGTTGTCGATCATGTGGTTACGTTGCACAAATACCCATGTATTTTTTACTAAATCTTCTCGATGTAAACTCGGATGAATTTCTGTTAATAAGGCTTTGGTTTAGTAGTTAAATGAGAATCAGAGACTTCGTTTTTGTTTAAAATCGAGGTTCCTGGTGTGCTGTTAAAAAAGAGTTCGAATGAATCGTTTTTAAGCTCTTTCTATATTATTTTCAATCAAAATCAACTAGCTCTTATAGGCTCTATCtttgtaattttcttttatagcAAAATTACCAaaaagttttatgaaaaattatattgaaGACTACAAGTTTATAGCTTTCTTAcatcttttaaaacttttatcaaGCATACCTTTAATCTAATTACTATTTTGTTAAgtgatattttaattttaatttccaTTAGAATCCGTAGTAAATTGATACAAATCATTGATCCAAGATCAAAACAAATCGAGAAATTGTTCGAATTTAATAATGATTCTACTTATAAGGAAAGTGCAAATCGATACATGCATGACACGGTCTTTCTTAAAAATTATTGCAAGTTTAAAGATCACAAATCTTATTACTTACAAAATTTGGAAATTACGAAGTGGTATCTTCTTGGTTCATAACCACGCGATCACCCATTTTTTAGTAGACAATCAAAGCAAAATTTTGTGACACCTAACATCTATACTGCTATTATAAGACAAATTACTGTCtcttttttctaacttttttgtttataaattaagGGAAAAAATTAGGTAAAGCGTGCAGTACCTATTTTAAGTAAAGCAGTGGGGATTATGTAATATTCAGGGgtaggttatgtaaaattcagaggctatgtatgtttatcaaatttaaaggtttagtttgtaactttttttaaagtgacagtacctaagcttaggtaaagtttGCAGTACAGATCACTTTCCCATAAATTAAATaccaaaatatatttaatttttaacacattctcaacttacataataaatctacccaaaatatccttaaaatatttttcaatcatatttatctaaactatttctttcttttattcattaatttaaatattttcacctaatatccctattatattcttaataaaattatttacaaaagacacattttttaaccataaaataactccattgtcatttacatcaattatttttagattaataaacACATCACCACCCGTTACCGTCACCGCCGTCGTATTACGCGGGATGTCATCTCGTATATCAAGAGAAGCGCACAATCAATCTATAAGAGAAATGATTTATTAGCCTAAAGAATTAGCCTAAATATTAACCTAATAATCTAAGCCTACCACCTGTCACCaatcaaaagtttttaatttaaatcCCTTTCTAcccttattaatttattaaaacaattaagtaaaaaactaaattaacaCTTCTTTCGTCTGATCACTTTGACATTTCCTAAACCTATTATTTGTTTACATAATGCATATTATTGATCCATCTTTATTTTATAGTATTGTAAATACAACGTAAATTTAAACCAATAAATAACACAGACTAGcttaatttatacaaaataACGTAAATTTATACATGGGTGATGCGATGCCAATAAAATGATATAGCTTAATTCAACAAAATACTACATAAAGATACCGATAAAAGAATAGCTTGATTCAATCCATTTTTATTCAATAATTCCAAAATAGTGTATAACCATCCAAAACAAACTAGACCATCACCATCTAAATGAGTACAAAGTACAAACATGAccataaaacaaaagaaaaccaTGTAATTCAGTCATAACATGACTATAACAATGATCAATCTCCATGATGCCCAGATTCTAAACATGGATCTCTTGCCCAAAAAAATGCATCTGCAAAAAAACCCATCAACAAAATAAGTTGTCAGTGGACATGATGTATCAACCAATCAAATGTATCATATCCATTGTTTTCTATATCAACCAATTAAAGGCATTGTTTTCTATATCAACCAATTAAGGCTCATGTAAATATGATATTAGTTTTCtatattgaaaagtttacaaagAACTGGAAATTGAACTCACCTCTTATTTCCTTACTtattaaggtcaaagttgtacTTTGTCGTGCACGAGTTATCTTCATGACCACTTTTTGCATTATTACCGTTCATATTTTCACTTTCTTCAAACACCCGCATTAGATAAATTCAATAATCAAGtaatattaaacaaataaaacttcaaaataacAAGAATACAGGGATATAGATATAACATTacgtttttctttctttttttcttcacaTTCTTTTCTAATGTGGATTGCTTTCTTTTTGATGGCGGGCGACCTTTACTACGCACTTGAGCGGGTTCCAACAACTTTTTAGTTGAGCTTGATACATGGTGAACATCTTCAGATATCAAAGTTACATTGCTACCAACAACCCAACTTGAATCATCGTTTAGCTTTTCTTTTGCCATGTTAATACATTTCATCAAGTAGTTATATTTTTCTTGAGAACTAGCAAATTGTGCAAGTTCGTAGAAGTTAGCACATAAGCGATCAACTCTTTTAACTTGCTCCCCACTCTTCAAATCTTCATAACAATTTCTCACAAAGTAGTGAGCATGTTTCACATCTTTCCTCCATCGAGACAAAATATAATGTGAAGGAATTTCTTGAACTTCCATTTCAATCAAGACTTTTAGCATATGCTTACAAACAATTCCTCGAAACTCAAACAAGTGACAAGAACATTTGATATCACATTCGAGCGCATCATAACTTACACTATATACGACTTTTTTCTTGCCCCCATGTTTCCTTTCAACAATGTCCGTCACATGAAATATAGATAGTGTACCATTAGTTTTAATCAAAATGTGATTACAAAACATCATACCTCGCAATTCGTCttgaaacaaattaaatatttcattaGTGTAAGCTTCATGAAACTGCTTTTCAATATTAAGTCCACTAATCAATCGATAAGAATAATTCAAAGAATCATGATCAGCACTTGTTTCTTTCTCCACTTTGCTTTTCAATGCATTGTCATATTGTTCAACAAATTGTCGCAGGGACGTTTTTGAATTAACATAAGCATCAAAAAAAGCGTTCATGCTTTCACTTCTTTGAGTTGTAGACATACCAGCCCAAAACCACTTCTTTACATATATTGGCACCCAACGCTTTCGATCATTAAACAAATAGCAAAGCCACTCATTCTTTTCTAGATTGTAATCTTTCATCATTTTTAACCAGCCATTTTCGAATTCTTGAGTATCTATAGACTCGTACACATGGATTTTTAAgattcttttgatttctttgtaTTGCCTTAAGCCACCTAATTTTTCAGGGACCTTCTTCATAACATGCCAAAGGCAAAGACGATGATGTGACTCGGAGAAAACACATGTCACGGCTGCTTGCATTGATCTACATTGGTCTGTTATTATTGCTTTTGGTGGACAGCCATCCATACATTCAAGCCATGACTTGAATAACCattcatatgtttctttatcCTCCGCCAATAGTAAGCCACATCCGAGTAAGATTGAGTGTCCTTGGTGATTCACACCAACAAAAGGAGCAAAAGGCATGTTATACCTATTAGTTAAGTATGTGCTATCAAAAGACACAACATCTCCAAATGACTTGTAAGCTGCCCTAGACCGTGCATCTGCCCAAAACACATTTCGCAAACGTCCTTCATCATCTATGTCAATCACATAATAAAAAATTGGACTTTGTCTTTGCATGCGAACAAAATAATTACGAAGTGCTTCAGCATCCCCAATCCCAAGTCTCAATAATCTTACTTTTGCAATGAAGTTTCTACAATCTCTTTCACCAAAATGCAAATTCTCATAACCTTGTGCTTCAATTACTAACGAGTGAaagtttttgtttaatggaATCCCGGCTGCATCATTTAGCTCAAGTCTTCTCTTAGAGTATGGATCCATTTTTTTGTGACATCGTAGAAACCGTGACTTTCTAGGACTTAGAAGATGATTATACATTTTCCATTACCATTAACAATGACATTAATTTTCATCTTACAATCTATTTTACTCGACAATCTTGTATTTGATTCATTCTTAGGCACGTGTACACCTCCCCTGGAACATGCAAGATTGTAATAACTTTTATTACCCTCTTTTCTTGAGTTGATTTTTCGAACTCCAAAGCCAGTATCGTAGgcatatttgaaaaaaaaacaagaaagttCTTCTTCTGAATCAAACTTCATACCAACTTCGGGAATATCTTGGTTGATAGTAGCAGGGATTCGTTCAACATCCTTAGTTTGATCAAAAGGTTCAACATCGGGAGTTGGTTCGATAGGTCCAAAACTTGGAATTTGTTCGATAAGATCAACATTGGGTATCCCGGTTGTATACTCGGTAAACAAATTAGACATGCTACACAAAAGAGAAATCAAATACATTATAAAagcaacatatgaaatattttgcAATAAAGTTTATCAtgctaaataaataaagtactaAGACAATCTATGTATAGGATAATGATATATGTATtcaataaaacaatatatagttAGACAAACAGAATGGATTCAGTTTCATTATACAATGCaaaactagtatatatacatatatgtatgtcgATTCAATTAACACTTTGACAAGATTCTATACATTAGAAACTTACTTTAATCTTGAGGCCAAAAAGATGGGGCGGTGGTGGCGTGATGAAAGTCGGGCGGATGAAAATAGGTTTAGGGAATGTTAAAGTGATTAAAAGAAAGAAGtgttaatatagttttttacttaattgttttaataaattaataagggtaaaaaaggatttaaattaaaaacttttgattGGTGACAGGTGTTAAGCTTAGATTATTAGGTTAATATTTAGGCTAATTCTTTAGGCTAATAAATCATTTCTCAATCTACAATTAAGTTagaaagataaaattaaaattaaagtaacTAATAAATTAAGTACACATATATTAGAACGACGTTTTAGTTTAGCATGTACTTAACTAAAGTAACTCTAAATAAGAACTCCTTCCATAACTCAAGAGTCcttattttgttaaattctATCCATCTACAAAAAATTCCTACTTAATTATAGTCAagattataatattaattatatccGTTTTTATCGTATGCTGATGATcattatctatataaaaaattagtttctTAAACGCCAGGAGGGTTTTAGCTTAAGCCTTAAGGTACGTAAACCCTTCTCAGGCTTGTTAGTCGATTTTTTTTCgtatactattttttttgtcaatctgcaactaattaattatcatGCTGAGTTGTATTTGGGTACTTGCATTattatgaaatttatttattttttcttttgttattttttaaattttgatgtcTAATACTCTAATAATGCAAATCTCAAAAGTCgaacttaattttatttgaagttAAGTTGTAACTAGaattaatttgttttcttgattcaatcAGTTTCGAGCACATTCAAAAAAGAAGATCATGTTAATGTTAACGATCATGTTCAAACATACTAAACCTATTTGGCTATATAATTAAGTGTATCATGCATGTTTGAGTTAAATGATAAtgctaaaaaaatgttttaaagtgTGTATTATGTGCTAATGATCATTGTAAAAGCTTCTTATACATAGTGTTCTAAGTTGCAACAATGAAACTAACGTGAAAGATATTTTTCAGTGCTTTAATTTAGATAAAATCGAATGGGAATCTTGCTTTGTTGTTTTTGGGGTGcaagagatgaagaagatgaaatttCCGATAAAAATGAAGGTAATCAAGTACCTAATGTCATCAACCGAAGATCACCGGCACAGTCGGATTTGTGGGTACAAGAACACACAAATGAGGTATGTATGTAGATGGAAGTATATATGGAACATGTTTTATACAcaaataattcaaaataaaagtaacaACCGTATTCAATCACATCTTCCATGAGGTATGGGAGATGTGAGTTATAGACAACTTTACTTTTACCCTGAGCTGGAGACTGCTTCCCGAAGAACCTCCAACCTTGTTGCAGGGATTGAGTGTTGAACCCTTTACCTCTGCCTAAGGCAAACGGTTTCCCACTTAATACAACCTTACTTATTTATGTACAAACAATGCATTACAAAATCTAACATGCTTAATTGtgattaaaactgcctaactAGGCACTAAACCTTAGAAGATCACTTATAATTTAAGTTTTTCATAATAGTTTTTGCTTATATTCTGTACAGCACTGTGCATTTTGACTTAGGGTCAATGAGTAATATTTCAAAATCTATATGCTTTTTTgcttaccaaaatgtttttcgTTGCACTTTTATAGTAAATTTCAACTATTCAGTTAAATATGATGTTAAACCCATACTTGTAGCCTTTGAATATCAAAGGCAGACATTAATTCCATATCTTTGACATTATCTATATAAAATTGAATAATGCTAGAGTGACTATCTTCTTGGAAGAAAATCAACGGGACCTGAGAATGAGCACGGTTTTGTAAATTATCCACAAGTAGAACATGACATGATTGCTGGAAGTTCACAGCAGGCTGAAGACCATACTAATATAGTGCGAGTTAATGCAAATGATACACAAGTAGAAACTgaagtagttgatgaaactgcAAAAGCCAATGCAGGTTCGTCTGTACAAGCAGATCGAACAAATGAGGTATATTTATTAATGCCATATGGTTAATGATTAATTGAGATTATGCTTTCGTGTTGTTTAAGGTTACATACATAAATCTTGATTATTTCTGTGTTTTTTATGTAAAACACAGAGCCAACAACTTCTCACCTATGAACCAGtgttctttgattttcaaattgACACTTTGAAATGTATCCTAATGCAGTAAATTTCAAGTATATATCAAGTTATTCATGAAAGTTTTTCTTGTActtcaaaaaattaatattgtgAAAAACACTACTTTGAGcaaaaaattaatattgtgAAAAACACTACTTTGAGTGTTTGACCCTCAAAGTCAAATGTACGTTTTATCAAAATCAAAGATTGTTACTTATAATGAGTTAAAGTCTGGTTCTGTATCATATCTGGAGCTTTTGAATACTTATGCAATCATTAAGTCCAAATCTTTACCATAATTGTCACAATTTGCATAATTTTGAATAATTCTTTTGACTAACTTTGAACTCGTTATTTTCTAAAGTGTGACAATCGTCTTGGAGGAGATAAAACCAGGCCAGGTGATGAGAAAAGTTGTAAGAACGGATCACAAGTAAAACCAGAAGTCGTTAGTGAAAGTAAGGGGGGGTCGATCCCTCACAAATATAACCTATTCAATGATTCGGAATTATCAAGAGATGACGAATGCCCTATATGCCTTGAAGGTgagtttttcctttttcattttatactcttcataattttatgttaattaatcaTCTTACCCTGCCAGACACAT
The sequence above is drawn from the Erigeron canadensis isolate Cc75 chromosome 4, C_canadensis_v1, whole genome shotgun sequence genome and encodes:
- the LOC122597300 gene encoding protein FAR1-RELATED SEQUENCE 6-like, which codes for MDPYSKRRLELNDAAGIPLNKNFHSLVIEAQGYENLHFGERDCRNFIAKVRLLRLGIGDAEALRNYFVRMQRQSPIFYYVIDIDDEGRLRNVFWADARSRAAYKSFGDVVSFDSTYLTNRYNMPFAPFVGVNHQGHSILLGCGLLLAEDKETYEWLFKSWLECMDGCPPKAIITDQCRSMQAAVTCVFSESHHRLCLWHVMKKVPEKLGGLRQYKEIKRILKIHVYESIDTQEFENGWLKMMKDYNLEKNEWLCYLFNDRKRWVPIYVKKWFWAGMSTTQRSESMNAFFDAYVNSKTSLRQFVEQYDNALKSKVEKETSADHDSLNYSYRLISGLNIEKQFHEAYTNEIFNLFQDELRGMMFCNHILIKTNGTLSIFHVTDIVERKHGGKKKVVYSVSYDALECDIKCSCHLFEFRGIVCKHMLKVLIEMEVQEIPSHYILSRWRKDVKHAHYFVRNCYEDLKSGEQVKRVDRLCANFYELAQFASSQEKYNYLMKCINMAKEKLNDDSSWVVGSNVTLISEDVHHVSSSTKKLLEPAQVRSKGRPPSKRKQSTLEKNVKKKRKKNCVYSILSCVFNAVMAPFRCLCCGLGRRMKAPGRPGKTMLRSDFEADPRGYFRDLRGNRNF